Proteins from one Flavobacterium sp. N2038 genomic window:
- a CDS encoding 2Fe-2S iron-sulfur cluster-binding protein, whose amino-acid sequence MDVLIKIKDREGVIHELQAPTDMAMNIMELCKAYELPVEGTCGGMAMCASCQCYVLNDVALPEMGDEEEAMLSEAFYVKSNSRLGCQIPITTDLEGLELELAPEY is encoded by the coding sequence ATGGATGTATTAATAAAGATTAAAGATCGAGAAGGAGTTATACACGAATTACAGGCTCCGACTGATATGGCAATGAATATAATGGAATTATGCAAAGCATACGAACTTCCTGTCGAAGGAACCTGCGGAGGAATGGCAATGTGTGCTTCCTGCCAGTGTTATGTTCTTAATGATGTTGCATTACCAGAAATGGGAGATGAAGAAGAAGCTATGCTTTCGGAAGCGTTTTATGTTAAATCTAATAGTCGTTTAGGCTGTCAGATCCCAATTACTACAGATTTAGAAGGGCTGGAATTAGAACTTGCCCCGGAATATTAA
- a CDS encoding SMI1/KNR4 family protein, with protein MNFENYKIIPNYNTHKTDLFTADEEDVLACEKTLNISFDEDYKEYVQEYGSGILGGTYVRIYLPETIVLTLEEWKNRITEYWFWDEGKEVLTKDEVLKSIRIGDTFDGDEIILLNNQYYILPRYSEMIYKAGNTLEETIAWLCSAGILTEAFSEREFEPFDPADFLKEN; from the coding sequence ATGAATTTTGAGAACTACAAAATTATTCCAAACTATAATACGCATAAAACGGACTTATTTACCGCCGATGAAGAAGATGTTCTGGCGTGTGAAAAAACGTTGAACATTTCGTTTGATGAAGATTATAAAGAGTATGTTCAGGAATACGGAAGCGGAATTTTGGGCGGAACATATGTAAGGATTTATCTTCCGGAAACAATTGTGCTGACTCTTGAAGAATGGAAAAACCGTATAACCGAATATTGGTTTTGGGATGAAGGAAAAGAAGTTTTAACCAAAGATGAGGTGTTAAAGTCTATTAGAATTGGAGATACTTTTGATGGAGATGAAATCATTCTTCTAAACAATCAATATTATATTCTGCCAAGATATAGTGAAATGATTTATAAAGCTGGAAATACGTTGGAAGAAACAATTGCCTGGTTGTGTTCAGCAGGAATTTTAACAGAAGCGTTTTCTGAAAGAGAGTTTGAACCTTTTGATCCTGCAGATTTTCTAAAAGAGAATTAA
- a CDS encoding aspartate-semialdehyde dehydrogenase has protein sequence MRIAVVGATGMVGEVMLKVLAERNFPVTELIPVASERSVGKEIEYKGTKYKVVGLQTAVDMKADIAVFSAGGDTSLEWAPKFAAAGTTVIDNSSAWRMDPTKKLVVPEINASVLTKEDKIIANPNCSTIQMVLALAPLHRKYNIKRIIVSTYQSITGTGVKAVKQLENEYAGIQGDMAYKYPIHRNAIPHCDSFEENGYTKEEMKLVRETQKIIGDNTIRVTATAVRVPVVGGHSEAVNVEFTNDFDVNEVREILHHTDGVTVQDNLDTFTYPMPLYAEGKNDVFVGRIRRDESQPNTLNMWIVADNLRKGAATNTIQIAEYLIQAGLV, from the coding sequence ATGAGAATAGCAGTTGTAGGTGCTACCGGAATGGTTGGCGAAGTAATGCTTAAAGTTTTAGCAGAAAGAAATTTTCCTGTTACAGAATTAATCCCTGTTGCATCTGAAAGATCAGTAGGTAAAGAGATTGAATATAAAGGAACCAAATATAAAGTTGTTGGCTTACAAACAGCTGTAGACATGAAAGCAGATATTGCGGTTTTCTCTGCAGGTGGAGATACTTCATTAGAATGGGCTCCTAAATTTGCTGCTGCAGGAACAACTGTTATTGACAACTCATCAGCATGGAGAATGGATCCAACTAAAAAATTGGTTGTTCCTGAAATCAATGCTTCAGTTTTAACCAAAGAGGATAAAATTATTGCAAACCCAAACTGTTCTACAATTCAGATGGTGTTGGCTTTGGCTCCTTTGCATAGAAAATACAACATTAAAAGAATTATTGTTTCTACTTACCAATCTATTACCGGAACTGGTGTAAAAGCGGTTAAACAATTAGAAAACGAATACGCAGGAATTCAGGGAGATATGGCTTACAAATATCCAATTCACCGAAATGCAATTCCTCACTGTGATAGTTTTGAAGAAAACGGATACACTAAAGAAGAAATGAAACTAGTTCGTGAAACTCAAAAAATTATTGGTGATAATACCATTAGAGTTACAGCTACTGCAGTTCGTGTACCAGTTGTAGGCGGACATAGCGAAGCAGTGAACGTTGAGTTTACAAATGATTTTGATGTAAATGAAGTTCGTGAAATCTTACATCATACAGACGGAGTAACTGTACAGGATAATTTAGATACATTTACGTACCCAATGCCGTTATATGCTGAAGGTAAAAATGATGTATTTGTTGGAAGAATCCGTCGTGACGAGAGCCAGCCAAATACATTAAACATGTGGATTGTTGCCGATAACTTAAGAAAAGGAGCAGCAACAAACACCATTCAAATTGCTGAATACTTAATTCAGGCTGGTTTAGTATAA
- the mscL gene encoding large conductance mechanosensitive channel protein MscL encodes MGFFSEFKEFAMKGNVVDLAVGVIIGAAFGKIVSSFIEDVITPLLLKPALDAAHLSTIEELTAFGGVKYGLFLSAVINFVIVAFVLFLIIKGINHAKKKDVAPPPPAGPTQEELLTQIRDLLKNK; translated from the coding sequence ATGGGATTTTTTTCAGAATTTAAAGAATTTGCAATGAAAGGCAACGTAGTTGATTTAGCTGTCGGTGTGATCATTGGTGCTGCTTTTGGTAAAATTGTAAGCTCATTTATAGAGGATGTAATTACTCCTTTGTTGTTGAAGCCTGCGCTAGATGCTGCTCATTTATCAACTATAGAAGAATTAACTGCTTTTGGAGGTGTTAAGTACGGATTGTTTCTTTCGGCCGTAATTAACTTTGTAATCGTTGCTTTTGTTTTGTTTCTAATAATTAAAGGGATAAATCATGCTAAAAAGAAAGATGTTGCGCCACCACCACCAGCGGGACCAACTCAGGAAGAATTGCTTACACAAATTAGAGATTTATTAAAAAATAAATAA